The region TCTAACAACTCATTTAATGTGTTGTTATTATTGGCTATATCGCTTCTTAAATCAAAAATTTCATCGACAATAACTTGATTTTCTTCAGATAATTTTTGATTCTGATTAAATAGATATGCAGAACTTCCAGCAAATAAAAGTGCGACTACACAGGCAGCGACAGCTAGACTATACCATTTTGTTGTGCGTTTTGGTTTTAGCGTAATCACAGGTTTATCATCTACAGCATCTAAAACTGCATTTAATACAGACGCAGGTGCTTTTACTGCATTTAATTGTGCAGTAAATTCTAGTTTATCCTGTAGTGTTTCGTATGCTTTTTTAATTTCTGGATATTCAGAAATAAAGTGTTCAACCTCTAAAGTTTCAGAAGCTGTGGTTTGACCTATTAAGTATTTATTTAACAAGTCAGAGTTTAAAAATGTATTTATTTTATCATTCATCACTTTTACAATTAAGGGTTGTAAATTTTCTTCAATTCACGTAACGCAATTTTCAATCTTGATTTTATTGTACCTAATGGTATATCTAGTTCTTCGCTCGCTTCTTGTTGCGTCATTCCTTCAAAAAAGAGCGCGTTTATGACAACCTGATACTTTAAATCTAACGTGTTTAAATGCTTCTTTATATCTAAAACATCCTCATTTAAACTACTGGTTGTCAGTTTATATACGTTAGAATCTTCAAT is a window of Olleya sp. YS DNA encoding:
- a CDS encoding anti-sigma factor; its protein translation is MNDKINTFLNSDLLNKYLIGQTTASETLEVEHFISEYPEIKKAYETLQDKLEFTAQLNAVKAPASVLNAVLDAVDDKPVITLKPKRTTKWYSLAVAACVVALLFAGSSAYLFNQNQKLSEENQVIVDEIFDLRSDIANNNNTLNELLEQFKQLNNPETEKYVLKGNRRAKNLKTIAYINPKEKKSMIDVVSLPQLPDNKVYQIWAELQDKMVSLGVLSEADRRLQEIPYTEDALGLSISIEPKGGSQNRSNDTPVAEISLKINE